A portion of the Eulemur rufifrons isolate Redbay chromosome 30, OSU_ERuf_1, whole genome shotgun sequence genome contains these proteins:
- the LOC138378824 gene encoding paraneoplastic antigen Ma6F-like, whose product MALATLQDWCGWMGVNAQRSLLILGIPDDCLEDEFQEALQAALWPLGRYRQPGCGEESFESWLDHAKDMLCLWCHTSEREKRRRLVESLGGPALDLMCGLLAENPDTPVQDCLTALVQVFGNKDTRMTARLKFLTCSQRPEESLFAYVLRLEGLLHEAMEKGAVHPAIADQVRVRQVLLQARPNATLRDKLRRMRLERRLPGFLGLLRLLRETEAWEAALAVREQDQHTGEEGTPGDGGDPAATQAAPAAGGASEASPAPEEVAEASPAPEEVAEASPAAQEDDSVPAPAGLGQAGPTEAPGAPPTAQMCSASDASPGGPGWVPESRAQVGDQEAEEPPLDGEEGAPHSPSPGQAEPCSGKPTLIRVGPIATHVSSTGAPPTPTPSHQPPFLCKAAVCAPAPGGTSRPARPAASRPRARAVGFADAARLRLRGDASDSRGPNFAFA is encoded by the exons ATGGCGCTGGCGACGCTGCAGGACTGGTGCGGCTGGATGGGCGTGAACGCGCAGCGCTCCCTGCTCATCCTGGGCATCCCTGACGACTGCCTGGAGGACGAATTCCAGGAGGCCCTTCAGGCTGCGCTGTGGCCCCTGGGCAGGTACCGA CAGCCGGGCTGCGGGGAAGAGTCCTTTGAGAGCTGGCTAGACCATGCCAAGGACATGCTGTGCCTGTGGTGCCACACgtcagaaagggagaagaggaggcgGCTGGTGGAGAGCTTGGGCGGCCCTGCCCTGGATCTCATGTGTGGCCTCCTGGCAGAGAATCCTGACACCCCCGTGCAGGACTGCCTGACCGCGCTCGTGCAGGTGTTCGGGAACAAGGACACCCGGATGACCGCGCGGCTGAAGTTCCTGACCTGCTCGCAGCGTCCCGAGGAGAGTCTGTTTGCCTACGTGCTGCGCCTGGAAGGCCTGCTGCACGAGGCCATGGAGAAGGGGGCCGTCCACCCGGCCATCGCAGACCAGGTGCGAGTCCGGCAGGTGCTGCTGCAGGCCCGGCCCAACGCGACGCTGCGGGACAAGCTGCGGAGGATGCGGCTGGAGAGGAGGCTGCCTGGCTTCCTGGGGCTGCTGCGGCTCCTTCGGGAGACCGAGGCCTGGGAGGCGGCTCTAGCTGTGAGGGAGCAGGACCAGCACACGGGAGAGGAAGGGACCCCTGGGGATGGTGGAGACCCAGCTGCCACCCAGGCCGCCCCTGCCGCGGGAGGCGCCAGTGAG gcctcccctgcccctgaaGAGGTCGCCgaggcctcccctgcccctgaaGAGGTCGCCGAGGCCTCCCCTGCTGCTCAGGAAGACGACAGTGTCCCTGCCCCTGCGGGCCTGGGTCAGGCAGGACCCACTGAGGCCCCTGGGGCCCCCCCGACAGCCCAGATGTGCAGTGCTTCTGACGCGAGCCCAGGAGGTCCTGGCTGGGTGCCCGAGAGCCGTGCCCAGGTCGGAGACCAGGAAGCCGAGGAGCCCCCCCTGGACGGGGAGGA aGGGGCCCCCCATTCACCGTCCCCGGGACAGGCCGAGCCCTGTTCTGGGAAGCCCACCCTTATCCGCGTAGGGCCCATAGCGACCCACGTGTCAAGCACAGgcgcccccccaacccccacccccagccaccagccaccgTTCCTGTGCAAAGCCGCTGTGTGCGCGCCAGCCCCGGGGGGCACGTCCCGGCCTGCCCGGCCGGCCGCCTCTCGGCCCCGGGCACGTGCTGTGGGCTTCG CAGACGCGGCACGACTGCGCCTGCGCGGGGACGCATCCGACTCGCGCGGACCCAACTTCGCGTTCGCGTGA